The Candidatus Effluviviaceae Genus I sp. genome segment GCCGGGGCGGGGTCGGTGAACACGATAACCACCCCCGCCCCGACGCGCAAGGCGACTACTTCAGGAGCACCATCGTCTTCTCGGACGCCATCCCGTCCGCCACGAGGCGGTACATGTACACGCCGCTCGCCACCTTCTGACCCGCATCGTTCGTGCCGTCCCACACGACGCTCCCCGGCCCCGCCTCCTGCCTCCCGCCGCCCAGCGTTCGCACCAGCCGCCCGGACGCCGTGTAGATCTCGACCGCCACGTCCCCGGCACGCGGCAACTCGTACTGGATGACCGTCGTCGGGTTGAACGGGTTCGGCGCGTTTTGCGACAGCCTGAACGTCCAGCTCCCCGCGCCGTCCGCCACCAGAGCCGTCGGGGCTGAGGTCAGTTCGATGTCGTCTACGTACCAGCCCTCGTAGGTCACGTAGCCGTCGGACGCGAACCGGAACCGCACCTGCACCGTCTCGCCGGCGTACGCCGAGAGGTTGAACGTCTCCTGACGCCAGCCGTGGTTGCCGGACCAGCACGGCGTGCCCTGCGGGAGCGGGTTGGCAGGGTTCGAGTTCTTGATGTGGCTGTAGCCGCCCACCGGCTCGATCACGTCCCACGTCACGCCGCCGTCCGTCGTCATCTCGACCAGGCAGCAGTCCCACGCGGACATGCTCGTCTCCTGCTCCGAGGCCAGCCAGTCCCAGAACCGGAGCTGCGCGTCCGCGCCGAGGCAGATCGGACGCATCACGAGCGCGCCGTCGGCCGAGTCGGCGTAGTAGGTGGACCCCTCGCCGCCGAACTTCCAGCTGTGCCCCGGGGTGTGGCTCCGGTACGTGTCGATGTGCCACTCGTCGACGAACCCGCCCGTGACCGGCCCGTGCGTCCACTCGCCCTCGCCGGACTCCACGTCGTCCGTGAAGTCGCCGCCGCTGCTCATGATGCTGAAGGCGGTCGTCGCCGCGTAGCCCCGGTCGGCCGCGACGTCCAGCACGAAGTCAACGTGATGGAACTCGGGGCAGTCGGGAAGCAGCGTGACCGAGAACACGCCGCCCAGCGCCGCGGTCGCGCCCGCGCCGATCGTCGCGACGCCCTGCTCTGCCTCGTTGATCCGAACGTACGGGTCCGAGGACGACAGCGTCGCCACCACGCCCGTCGCTGCGGCGCCACCGGTGTTCCGGAGCGACACGGTGATGAGGATGGTCTCCCCCGCCTCGAGGCAGCCGTTGCCGTTGCCCGAGTACTGCGGGTCGTCCGCCAGATGGCTCGCGTACGACAGCACCGGCGCCGCCACCGCCAGACTGAAGCTCGACGACCACGTCTCCCGCTCCTGCGCCATGACGGCGATGTCGCGCCGCACGGCGCGCCCCGCCTCCGCCTCGCGCGACCCCTCGGTGATGGCCAGCTCGAACTGCAGCACCGTGCCGTTGGGCGCATCGGAGGACACGGTGAACGAGTGGCTCCCGAGGCAGGTCGCCGTCCCGAGCGACGCGATGTCGCCGTACTCCCCGTTCGCGTCGATCACGGCAACGTGCGGGCTCCCGCTCGAGAGCTGAGCCCCGACCCCGGTCGCCGTCGCGCTTCCGACGTTTCTGAGCGTCGGGACGATCTCGATCGTCTCGCCGGCGTTCACGACGCCGTCGCCGTTCCCGTCGCTCCCGCCGACCGCGTCGTCGTCAAGCTCGTAGTGGTCGAGCACGACGAACGGGCCCGTCGCGGGCGCGACCGTGATGTCCGCGCCGTACACGAGGCGGTCGTGCGCCCACACCTTGATGTGCATCGTGCCCGGGCCCTGCGCGTGCGGGTGCAGCGTCACGACGCCCGAGGCGTTCGTCACGCCCGTGCTGTACACCGAGTGGTCGTCCGTCCAGACGGTGGCCCGCGCGCCCGCCACGGCCCCCTGCCCCGATGCCGACACGGTCACCTGCATGTCGGGCTGGCCCACGATGATCGCCGACGGATGGTCAACGACCATGGCCGTCGGCTGGGCCGTCCACAGGTGCAGAGCCGGGTCGCCGAACACGGTGAGCTGGTAGTAGCACCAGCGGTTCGCGCCGTAGTTGATCGCCCAGATGTTGTCGGTCTTCGAGTCGTCGTTCGCCGAGCCGATGGCATAGATGTGCTCGCCGAACATGGCGTCGAAGAACTGCCGGTCGAAGAACTGCGACGAGCCGTTCGTCCCGCCCGGATCGCCCCAGCCGTACCGCGAGTTCATCACGACGGCCACCGCGCCGTCGTCGTCGCACGCGAACTCCTCGGCGAAGCAGTCGCCGGTGTAGCTGCCGCCCGTGGTCCTGTTGTCGAACGACCCGGAGTAGCAGCCCTGGCTGTAGACGAAGTTCAGCGAGTGGTTCGTCCCGTCGTTGTCGAACTGCGGGATGTCCGTGTTGTACATCTTCATGCAGTACTGAACGTTGCAGTGTCCGAGGTGGTTGACGATGTTCATCCCGGATTCCATGGCGCTGATGAGCGCCGACGCCGACCACGAGCCCTGGCTGTCGTAG includes the following:
- a CDS encoding immune inhibitor A, coding for MRAMVAVRPMLPLLAVVCAALVTGTAAAGVVVQRYEFSEPLIKPVDGYHAVSMDGATSLAAPGEPLLPVAAARLLLPPGERVTEVRVTPGEPVLLGTGYLVAPAQPQYPLSFTGPIQPVGPDYGARASFPGRLNDEPLFGLYRGHGIATVALHPVEYRPSDGALVWYPNMVVEVVTAADREVGEALGARVRRDEPTVARVRSLVDNEAADGAYALARRDAPASRALDPALGYKYIIVTTDAWDDYLTGFAEFQTQRGLKAGIYLRSWIVANYAGVDDAAKIRAFIADAYSAWDVDYVLLVGDARDANGIPHRGLRADAYGEVDNDIPGDIYYGALDGTWNTDGDSYWGEPGEEDFYPEVAVGRACVSTAAHVQNFVTKTMRYANSPIVSESNKAIMAGELLWTSPLTYGDASKEEVRYGSSMNGYATVGFVPGSMTVSVFYDSQGSWSASALISAMESGMNIVNHLGHCNVQYCMKMYNTDIPQFDNDGTNHSLNFVYSQGCYSGSFDNRTTGGSYTGDCFAEEFACDDDGAVAVVMNSRYGWGDPGGTNGSSQFFDRQFFDAMFGEHIYAIGSANDDSKTDNIWAINYGANRWCYYQLTVFGDPALHLWTAQPTAMVVDHPSAIIVGQPDMQVTVSASGQGAVAGARATVWTDDHSVYSTGVTNASGVVTLHPHAQGPGTMHIKVWAHDRLVYGADITVAPATGPFVVLDHYELDDDAVGGSDGNGDGVVNAGETIEIVPTLRNVGSATATGVGAQLSSGSPHVAVIDANGEYGDIASLGTATCLGSHSFTVSSDAPNGTVLQFELAITEGSREAEAGRAVRRDIAVMAQERETWSSSFSLAVAAPVLSYASHLADDPQYSGNGNGCLEAGETILITVSLRNTGGAAATGVVATLSSSDPYVRINEAEQGVATIGAGATAALGGVFSVTLLPDCPEFHHVDFVLDVAADRGYAATTAFSIMSSGGDFTDDVESGEGEWTHGPVTGGFVDEWHIDTYRSHTPGHSWKFGGEGSTYYADSADGALVMRPICLGADAQLRFWDWLASEQETSMSAWDCCLVEMTTDGGVTWDVIEPVGGYSHIKNSNPANPLPQGTPCWSGNHGWRQETFNLSAYAGETVQVRFRFASDGYVTYEGWYVDDIELTSAPTALVADGAGSWTFRLSQNAPNPFNPTTVIQYELPRAGDVAVEIYTASGRLVRTLGGGRQEAGPGSVVWDGTNDAGQKVASGVYMYRLVADGMASEKTMVLLK